The genome window GTTGCATAAGTTATTGTAAATATATTgacattttatttgattttcatataataaaaaaacttaaaagatgAGTGGAATATTCAGAATTGGGCACCAGAATGATTCTTGAAgactatatatatttgtattggGTAGTAACTAGTAACCAATTAAACATGATAAGCGCACGTACCAAAAtcagagagagatagagagattacatttatataatttttatagcaCTTTGCACAACTAAAGGTTAAATAAGAAGAATAGACAGAAATGCGTAGTAAGATAATTAAtgttatgaaataaataaataatagtatgataataaaatattatatgacttGGAAAGAAGTTACACGTATACTACTAGTCTACTACGAATCACGTGCAAGTCAATATGAaagatgaaaagagaaaaagagagaaacattttacaaaattaagattAAGAAACTTGGCCATATTACCGGATTGATCAGTATGTAATTGTCATTTATTCAGTTTAGACATAAAAGTTTAACTACTCGATAATTTTATTTCCCCTTTGATGTAAAATTCAAATACGATCGTTTTTATTTTACACTCCCTATGAGTGTGATATGggtaaaaaagagagaaagtgaAAAATGTTATATTCCATGTGATGAAAAAAGGGGGGAAAGTAAGGAAAATTGAGTATAAGTCAAAATCCATCTAAATATTTTACAAGTCTAATTCAGAACTATGAAAGTATCGAAGTCAAGAAGATTTTATGCCCCGATGAATTGAATCATAAACATATCTGCGTTACTAGAGTAACAGTGAGTAGTATCAAAAGAAAAGAGTGACAGTGAATCCATGTTGGCCCCACACCATACGTGGGAAGGTTGGAAAATCACTAGCAAATTCCTCAGCCATACAATCAAACAAAGATAGATAAGGAATTATCTATttatcaagaagaaaaaaaaggataaggTATCAGCTTAACGACCCGTGTCACATTTAATTCCACACTTCACAACCCCTTtgaatgataaaagaaaagttagaGAATTTCAAACAACCGTAGCATCATCCCCACCTCCCACTTCCGAAGATTCACTAGGCAATACAATTAGCCAATCAATTTGAcactaacatatataaaaaaataaaaataaaaacttgaatTGTTAAatgtttccttaaaaaaaataaacataacaaGAAACATTATTAGTTTAGTGAAACACGATACTTACATTGGGTGCAAACCTTCAATGACTAAGATTTTGGGGGGTTTAATGAGCTCAGGGGGATCCAAGAGACCAGTGACATGGTTGTAGATTGGTTTTTCAACAGCAATTCCATCCTTAAGAGCTTTAACTTGTTCATACATGAGATCAAAATCATTGGCTCTAGGGTCAAGGGCAGTGACACCCTTCTCCTTTCTTCCAGTTCTGTCCAAAGAGTGGTAATCATCCAAGCATATGACAGTGGTGGTGTCACTGATGAGAGTGTTGGAGTCAGGGTTGCCACCCTTTGGTGGCTCTGCTGCTCCTCCAAACACACTGGTCAGCCTCCTCATGAAGGTGCTCTTCCCACACCCTGAGTCTGCAGCCAGGCCAATCACCACTGTCTGTGAGTCACCTGCTGCACATGTTATCACATAGCTTcttctgctgctgctgctgccctTCTTGCTGTTCCTCCAGAAAACTACCTGCTTTTGGTGGAAGAAACTGAGTTGCGTCTTTGATGGGGTTGAGATGGAGCAATTTGTGCTCAGAGATTGTGTTGAGTAGACAGTGCAAGCTGccattctttcttcctctctctatctctctaaAGAGAATTTTCAGAGAAGAGATGTTAAGGTGGCTTTTCTTTGAGGGGTATTAAGGAAGGGACATTCCAAGAAGAAGTTTGGAACACATAAAATATGAGGTggaattaaaaccaaaacaaaaggcAGTTATAAgcaggaaaagaaaagagaaaacaaaatattggTGGGTGTCTTCTTGTTTATGTGTTTCTGTGACTACCCCTTGTTTTGGACAAGTTTTTAGGTAATTTTAATGATATAATAGCAGTGTTATATCAAGATCAATCAGCAACAAAAAGGGTATACTTGTCTTTTCActgtatttttctctttaagaaaattatattgaagGACAAAAGCATCACCAGATATTTTTAGGATTATTATttgagttattaaaaaaatgggagAATTTGATGAGGTTATGGCATACATGATATATAAAACCAACATGGAAGCCTAGCTTGAGCTGAGTGGTTAGTGCGGCATGGATATTTGACATGCCACGTGGCATGAATCTGGTGGCTCTTTGAAGATGAGGGATTAGGGGTGTGGAGTGAAGTAGATTTCAAAGGGAGTGTATGCCATCCAATTCTATCTTATAGTCTCTTGGACTCTACTAGTCCttgttatgtgtgtgtgtgtaaatgtcccttttttgctttcttattTTAGATCAATACGTATGTGTAAATTATGTGAACTCTTGCTATTTGAACTTATAATAGACCATGTTTGATCAAGGACCACATGTGTTTCTTCCTTTCAACACTCTCACTACAAGATGTGGAGGGTTAGGTCGTGAGGTATAAAAGCATATGCCTCATAATAACCACGAACgtgaaatttaatttgattgccAAGTAAGAACAACCACATGGTCAAATACTGCTTACAGTGAATGTAATAATATCACTAATATGTAGGCTTCTCAGGCTTCTGCTAAAGGGATCTCGTGGCCACGGTCTCCATCTCCACACACAGTTGCACATAAAAGGTAACTTGAAAAAATAGGGTTATTACCAATCACttcattcattaaaaataaaatgatagaattaaataatttaaggaaCTAGATCGAAGGATTAGCATTgtaattctaatttttaattatgttaaaatgaaaactTGTTCAGAATCATACattcttttatttgaattatacaGAAAAAAAACGTTGTATTTAATTTTGGAGAACTCGAGCACATTTCTTGAAGATTTATAGCTCTTTCTCTatctatttcttctttttgtttgttCCCATCGAATCTATTAGTTTCTAAGCTCCCTATAGTGTGTTTGTTTCAGGTCGTACAAATTTATTTCCAAGAACGAGTTTGAGAATGTAATGTTCTTATGTTTGATACAAGTTATAAAAAGTTGTTTTCATGCATGACCTATTTACAAGAATTTATATTACACgtgattttttctctttctattcTCCTGTATATAAATCTTATATTAGGATGGGAATGGgaattattatctaaatttacttCTCACTCTCTctttattatacttttatttttaattaaaataaatttaaaaatactccAAAAAATGGTAAGTAGTTACCAAGCATCTTTTACTAGAATAATATTGCCAGCAATagtatttaagaaaatatcatTCTCAGGAATATAATTTAGTTTGTGAAACAAACACTCCCTCCCTTAGTGTTAGGTTAATTAAGATGAACCTTGATTTGAaccttttataattaatttctcttttgaatctttttcttgattatgTGGATTAAGTTATTGaattcatgctttttttttcctgtgatTGACCCTCATTAGAAAAATGACCATTAATCTACAAAAGTGTCGAACGATTATCACATAAAAAATAGGCAGattaatttaatagtaatattttgtttcaacaaaatataaacttgcaattattaaaaaaatatttttttaataatttattttataaataaacactattcaagaagaaagaatttatttggctaaattacaattttagcctcttaattttccaaatttatgatttttgtcCCCTACTTTTATATGACGTGATTAATTAGTTTCGGTTATTTGTTTCCAATAGTAGTATTTTGCAGTTGTTCAACATTTATCAAATTGGATTTGAGTTCTCCTAATTAGATATGACGTGATTAGTTTCATTTAATAAACATATgtgatcttaaaaaaaatgattataaaatcatattttttccattttcattttatcgtgattttctttaattttaatttcttgtgtAGATCCCATCATTTATGTGAATAAAATAAGACACTCTCTTTAAATTAGTTCTCTTTTTCTGTACTctctttatatacttttttacattattttcatATCATAACCCAAACATAATTATTAGGTACTAAAACTCCTGTCTACCAGACCCCGGTCAATTAGCCATATAGAATAATTAACTTTACTGTTACTGTTaggttatttaattattctggAACTATTTATAAGAATTTGATGTTCCACCATAGTTGGAATATATTATGTATGCTCGTTAAGtcgattcttcttcttcttcagcaaAGGGTTTACAAAGTTGTTTCAGTTCAATTCAACCGGTTAGTTTATATTCTGGTAATTTTCCAACCAAGCCAATATGCCTTTGACTTTCAAAGCTTGAAAAGGAGATTTTTCGTCACTTGCACACACACGCCGACACTTGCATGTCACGTTCCTCTTACGACATTCCGATCGAAGTCAATTATCTTAACTCAAAATCAACATAATTATATACTTAGAAAGACTTAGGCGACTTGTTTGGCCGTTGTGCTGGcaccaaattaaaatttaagagttAGTGCTCCATTTTTACTTTTGGATTGGTTAAAATGCAAGGTTTATAATGAATCGAAGTTCTAAGAGCACCtctcaaatttaaaaacattttgaattGTAACTACGTAAACTAAACCATTGGCGTTTACTACCAAAGGACAATGGTTTGGGCATATTGCCTCATCTCCCATACGCGAATGtggaaattattataaaaatggtACCTCGATATACTACGCAAAGTTTGGTATGAGACAACATTCGAGTAGCATAAGTCACAAATACTATATTTGCACTATCCTGCGGAGAATATTGTTAAATGTTTAAATAGAACATGAAGAAGGTCGTTGTTTTGATCCAGAGCCAGTGGGTTTAGTACTTGTTAAGTCGACAACATGTTTGGTTTTCACTATATTTGGATTGGGGTTGTCCCATTCCATGCACTAAGGCATTTACGTAGGTACGGGAACTCAAACTCCCAAATTGCGATCCAAGGTGCCAACAACAGCCAAGTttgaaggaaaaggaaaaatctTAAAGGTAAATTTGAGTcaacaaaataatttctttttgaacCATCCAATCAAGATAGGTCCTAAAAATGACCATTGGCACTTAAGCACCCATGTCTTTCAGGTTAAAAGTTTGTGGGACTATAAACGTCCAATTGACTTAACTCTACAACGGACCGACTCACAATAGTCACTTAAGTACTTATGCTACTAACCCAATGCTTGGTGGACGACAACTCAACCCTGCGAAGGACCAACTCATACACATTCACCAACCAAAAATCTGAGTTTAAAAGTCTATCTATTTTATATCTCCTTCGGACGACCGATCAATACTTAAGAAAGATTCCATGAATGAGTTTAAAAGTCCatctattttagatttttatagaattaattttgaaataattgaggtaaaaaaaaattaattttgttcttgGATATAATAATGTGAgttgagaaaattatttttatttgggtGTTTAAACTGATAAAACTTGACACGGCTTAGCGAGTTAGTCATGTGAATTTTAAAAGAGATTATGCTTACTTCAGTAATCACACCGCTTCACAAAGAAATAATCCCGGGTCATTCATAATGTATTTATGTATGAgagtttttgtatttatttagttttttgtcTAGAGGACAAGCTTTTTGGAGGCGCATCACAGTTGCAATaccaataaaataatagttcATTGGAAATTCACTATATATCTGCTAATCGAAAGCAAATATTCTTTTCACTGGAGGGAAACACACAAGTAGAGATACTGAACTTCACAGAATTCATTATACTGTATAGTACAAACTAAACACTGGTAACTACAAAGAACACGACCAATATCACACCCAGATATTGTAAGAGAAAAATGAGGATAGACAAAAAGAATATGCTGAGCCACATTGTGAAGTGACAGACATTATAGAAGCCCGGAGCAAAATCCTGAGGAGAAAGTCTCACTTATGCCCCCGGAAATACATGTATATTTTCTGCAGacacaaaagaaaaggaaacaatcATGAAGCAATAAAGTTAAACacgtattataaaataatttatgggcAAGTCGATGATGATGAAGTAAAAGCATGTACAAAAAAGCTACTGTTTGAGAAGTAATGTAAAAATGAGAATGCAAATCAATGAAAATGTGTCCCTCACCTGAAGCACCCAAAAGCTTAGAAGAGCCTCCAAGCAAAACATGCCAAATCCAATCAGATAGAATATCTGCATGAATAGAAAACATTGTATGGATCCAAACAAGTCAGAACAGGGAAAAGGTTATGAAACTTGAATTTTCCTAGTGCTTTaaactaaaatttcaaaataacaaaGGGTTAGGAAATTTCATTTGTCCAGCAACTTCAACAAGTTGCTAAATGTGATCAAATGTTTTTCCACCTATCCTCTGATGGTTCAGGGCATccagattgttgtaatttaCTGAAAACATAGTACAACAGCAAGCCCACAGCACTCATGCCTTTATAGAAGCAGAGCAGCACACGATCTATTTCCATAAAAGTCCAATTCCCAAAAATTTTACATCACTTCATCTTTTCTATTTCCATAACGAAAGGTCCTCACAATTAGTCCCttgattatcattttctttggtTTCTCGGGCAAAGTCAACCAAAATCAACATTTACTTCAACGGTCTCCAACTCCCCATGACACGCTTATTGCCATTGATTTGTACACAAGATCATAATTTTTATAGGTGGAAGGGGTAATCAGCTTGAGAAGATTAATAGCCATCAtgtatatttactttaaaattattattattattataaatatataaatgcatAATATCAGAATTTGGTAAGCAGATATTCCTTCAGTAAAGGAACCTCATTTGTGAAACGCCAATATTCAAGAGCAATGCATGAATAGAAAAGCTTCTAACTATCCTGTGGAATATATTTGACAAACAAAAAACTTACCATATCAGTTGCAACCTCAGAAAATAAAATGCTCATGACTCATTAATATTAAATGACGATTATTTTAAAACACAGCCAATAATTTCACCTAACAAGAAAATAATTGGTATGCGTACATAGGATACAACTTACCCCAACCAATACATGGTCTGAGAAGACATCAATTGCAGCAAGGATGCCCCTGCAATTTcaaatgaattaattgaaatgcaactaaaaagaaatatataattatacttATTTAATACATTTACTGATACATACGACTAAGCAAAAGGGTGGCATAAGATAACAGCACAAAATGTCATCCAACTGCGGAACTACCTTTtgataaatttaacaaatttatgaagaattttaaaaaaatttaaacccaCAGCAGTTTTTCCTCCCCACTTCAATTTGAATGATAcaacaaaatatcaataaaCATATAATTACACTATAATGTTTCATTGCTTGCATATGcctacataataaaataaaaaaagtgatcaTCCAAAGCTCAAAAAAACTTACAAGGATCCTATCATCCTCTTACATTCATGTGCGCCTTATAAAgaactttttttcaaaataaactgataaaggaaCTTTGGGTTTCAAAACAACCAATTATGGTAAAGTTCCTCCCATTATACAAAGAAAAAGCCTATCACTAGTACAAACCAGCGCAGTCTTGGAAcacaagtttttaaaatttcccTCCTTGAGGTCACTTGGCTTTTAAACCAcacttgaataaaaataaaaaaaattacacacccAATACCAACCAGATAAAAAGATCAAAAACTTCATGAAATTCAAGTAAACTGTAATACAATTTGAAGAACTTACGTTAATGATTTTCCATGAAAAACAATGGGAGGTGCAATTGCAGCAAAGATACAAAATCCAATATGAAGCTGCATCAAGCCAAAGTAATTAACAGAAGATTTAATAACACTAGTTCAGTAGTATTAAGCCAGTACAACGTAGCATATTAACATACCAAGTAGAGCATGAAAAACCAACCAAACTTCAGTGCACTGTCCGTCCTGCATATAAGAAACAATCATGAGCAAAAACCATTGTGCACAATCAGCTGTGCATTTTAGTTCAGATTATTTTAGAGAAATAATCACTTCTCTTATCAGCTTCTTGAGATTTAAAAATAAGCAATTATAACCTGGGAAATAAATCTTTCACAAACAAGCACTAATTTATGTCTCTCCTGCCTGTAACTAAAAGAGACCCCATACTAGACCTAAATCCTTTTGTGCTTAGGTGGTGTTGAAATGCTTGTCAAGATAAGGAGGAAAAACATAGCTTACCTCATAGCACGATAGAGGGGTCTGTACCAAAGAACATATGAAAGGGGAACACCAAGTAGAGCATATATAACCGCAAGGAAAAAAATTTTAACACCTGTACATTGTAAGCTTCACAGTAAGGTCCAAATCAATCAGTAAACTAAACAGTTGGAAGTATTTCCAAGTTTAGAAGAATGAGCTCACCGCCGCCTCTAATCCAACAGACAGTCACAGCAACTACATTAAAACCTAGGCAAAGAACAATTCCTGCAAAAATATCACACCATAAAtggaaatataataattagataCATACAAGTTTATAATGGAGCAGATGacatgaaagataaaaaaaaggaagctcTATAGGgggtgtttgtgtgtgtgtgtatcaagTTAAAGAGGGATGTGATTAGATACCCTATGAAACAAATTTCCACAAGAAAACATCTTTAATATACTTAATAAAGAAGTTATGTAGAAACTGGATAGCTAcaccaaaagaattttttttaaaaatatcaacaaaacACACTCTTAAGTTGGTATTATGTACTGGGTTACTGCCTACTAGCTTAAGTTGGTTTTGTTTTATCACTTATTACTTACTATGACTTGGTTGACTAGCTTTCCTTCTTATggttataaaattaagttttattaagTATTTAGCGTGTGATTTAagagtttttttaattgtttatgcaattttatatgcatatataCGAGTTCTATAAGTTTTGTTGGATCTTAAGAGCTGAGACCCATGTTATGATTCTAAGATTTACAATCTTGTGACCCCTTCCAGATCCCAAGTATAATCTCAAGTTCTTACCTTGTATTTTATTACATTCTATCCTATCCCATTCTATGCCATCCATCATTAGATATCCAAACATTGCctaaaattatgattatgacAATCACATATATTATACCCTTTGTTTTGGCAGAACTAAAGCAGTTACTGAATACTAACTAAACTAagacacataataataaattaaatttttaataacaatCAAGTAATCAACCAACCAAGTAATAACAATAGTATTTAAGCAATCATACCTAACCAACTT of Glycine soja cultivar W05 chromosome 1, ASM419377v2, whole genome shotgun sequence contains these proteins:
- the LOC114407935 gene encoding secretory carrier-associated membrane protein 4-like translates to MNRHHDPNPFEEEEVNPFSNGTTAPASKSRIPPLASESLGFGQRHDATVDIPLDTTNDSKKKGQELAAWEADLKRREKEIKRREEAVSRAGVPVDDKNWPPFFPIIHHDIANEIPVHAQRLQYLAFASWLGIVLCLGFNVVAVTVCWIRGGGVKIFFLAVIYALLGVPLSYVLWYRPLYRAMRTDSALKFGWFFMLYLLHIGFCIFAAIAPPIVFHGKSLTGILAAIDVFSDHVLVGIFYLIGFGMFCLEALLSFWVLQKIYMYFRGHK